The following coding sequences lie in one Ostrea edulis chromosome 8, xbOstEdul1.1, whole genome shotgun sequence genomic window:
- the LOC125661259 gene encoding uncharacterized protein LOC125661259 codes for MDPLRKAQIILLCDLCKTAHLQSHCERCDINLCQTCVGKHLSDSSIRHKVMPYKYRKSLNYSKCPDHADKLCKNYCEKCDIPVCSTCVSSSNHEGHDISDILEKLSAKTESLQKDLNELETRIYPRYEEMASDVQTEKTELETNYGELTTIADQQGEILHREITAILNQRKSDIQEMKNKHLSTLNKNTDEITQKMGELKQIMSDLKSILKSNDVSLTYTYKSRNTEFRTLPPKVRVTVPSFSAQKINKDQFNGMFGSLSPLSINTEHGDTMKSAEAVSSPPVKPLLDEPRLTATIDTGYDYLYSVSCLSEDQVWTRGENETMKLLNLQSKLLTSIQTKSGNKPGDIAVTRDADLVYTDYSNDTVNLIKNKQIQTVITLQGWNPLYVCCTASGDLLVTMISDDLKQSKVVRYSGSTEKQSIQFDDQGRPLYSPGRYIKYISENKNLDICVADNIASAVVVVNQSGKLRFRYTGHPSNTEQSFDPHGITTDSQSHILTADSYNHRIHILDQDGQFLCYIHCDLERPFGLCVDIRDNLFVTERDTAKVKKIQYL; via the coding sequence ATGGACCCGTTACGCAAAGCCCAGATTATCCTATTGTGTGACCTCTGTAAAACTGCCCacctacagagtcactgtgaacgTTGTGATATAAATCTATGCCAGACCTGTGTTGGGAAGCACCTCTCGGATTCGTCTATAAGACACAAAGTCATGCCCTATAAATACAGAAAATCTCTTAACTACTCAAAATGTCCAGACCACGCCGACAAACTCTGTAAAAATTACTGTGAGAAATGTGacattcctgtctgttctacctgcgtcTCCTCAAGTAATCATGAAGGTCacgatatatcagatattctggaaaaactcagcgctaaaacagaaagtttacagaAAGATCTGAACGAACTCGAAACCAGAATTTACCcgcgatatgaagaaatggcgtcCGATGTTCAAACTGAAAAAACCGAGTTAGAAACAAATTACGGAGAACTGACAACAATTGCCGATCAACAAGGAGAAATATTACACCGGGAAATCACCGCCATTCTCAACCAGCGGAAATCCGACATTcaggagatgaaaaacaaacacctatctaccctgaataaaaatacagatgaaatcacacagaaaatgggggaactcaaacagatcatgtccgacttgaaatcaatcctaaaatcaaatgacgtctccttaacctatacttacaaatctaggaataccgaatttagaacattaccgcctaaagtccgagttACAGTACCAAGTTTTTctgctcagaaaataaacaaagatcagttCAATGgaatgtttggttctctgtcgccattatccattaacacagaacatggcgacacaatgaagtcagcagaagctgtatcgtctcctccagtcaaaccactgcttgatgagccgcgcctcaccgccaccatagacactgggtatgaCTATctatacagtgttagctgtctgagtgaagatcaagtctggacacgcGGGGAGAACGAAaccatgaagctgctcaacctccagagtaaactactgacatcaatacaaaccaagtcagggaacaAACCAggggacatagcagtgacacgggacgcagatcttgtttatactgactataGTAATGACACCGTgaacttaattaagaataaacagatacagaccgtgatcacactacaggggtggaacCCTCTCTATGTCTGCTGTACCGCCTCTggtgatctcctggttaccatgatcagtgatgatctcaaacaatccaaagtcgtgcgttactccggctccacagagaaacaaagcattcagtttgatgatcagggtcgtcctctctattcaCCTGGTCGCTACATTAAATACATCagtgagaacaagaacctggatatctgtgtggctgacaaTATagctagtgcagtagtggtggtcaatcagtcaggaaaactccgatttagatacactggtcatccctctaatacggAGCAATCATTTGATCCAcacggcatcactacagacagccagagtcacatcctgacagcagacagttacaatcaccgtatccacatcctagatcaggacggacagttcctctgttacattcactgtgatttagaACGTCCAttcggtttatgtgtggacatcagagacaacctcttcgTGACTGAGCGtgacactgctaaagtgaagaaaatccaatatctataa